The genomic stretch tccccaggcggggcggtccggtccgggtccttcctgtgcggGGTtcgcgtgttctccccgtgtccgtgtgggtttcctccgggagctccggtttcctcccacagtccaaaaacatgcagtcgggttaattggtgacactgaattgcccaataagtgaatggatgtgcgtgtgtgtctgccccgcgatggactggcatcccgtcCAGGGCGTtggctgtgtgccttgcgcccattgaaaagctgggataggcccaACGACGTATGGTTGCCACTAGGGCTGCAGGATATATCGGTTCAGCATCGTCctcgcgatgtgtgcatgcgcagTAGTCACATCGCGGGaatcaaatacgtcatgctacaacctttttgctgcttgacacaaaacgGAAATTCACAgcgttctcattttccatgacgtatctaccagtgtgttcgaaaacctagtgagctgcctcgctgtcCTACTACCTACAtatgcagctgcctcagtagagaggattctaataagtcattgacttttataaggcaggttattcgaacgcgctacttagacagcgattccatcgagtttcgcgtttagcattcagcgtcttgccattaaaaccaatggaatgaggtgggacggcgctaacatgtcaatataacatctcgattcgtgtacagaaaacggttacatttgctgacaagcccaaacttgcaaataaaaacactcgttaaaaatcgataattatttatttacgtttgaaaataactttgtccgcaccgtcagccatgtttatttttctgtgagagaagagatgccgcaatgaattctgggattgccttcgtcactaaggacgcttccgattctcactcgttcttgagtcaaaataacgtcgaaatattaagatgcctcagtagtgagcttagtaACTAAGGCATCTGGGATTTGgaacaggtgtatagctgctcttttgtttgtataggttttttttaataatgtttactacttgaagaggttttgattgtgaaataaaatattaaatgaccaattttgtcaatcctgttaattccctcatgtgatattgaagctttcttagtttaatgctcagtttcaaccgagtacaaagatgtagcttgtcataatcttttgtatcccttgtaggcaccaccctttttcacaTATGAGCCCCTTaaaatcgcaatgtcagttttttccaatatcgtgcagccctagttGCCTCTGTATGGTAGTTGTAGCTTCTATAATAATCATTGAAGCTCGGTGAGTGTATTACCGGTCTTACAATTCCAAAGATATTAGTTACTGTCAcctttgattattatttatcagtATTTATGTACAATTTATCTTTTCAGAAAGTattaatttttatgtttttttttcaaggTGGCATGTTCTCAGCCATCCTATACAACAGCACATCTGGATCACTTGAGGCAATACGTTCCACTGCACCCCAAGCACCCTCGTCGACTTACGGCATCCCATCGATACTGCAAGGCATCAAGGAGCTACATTCACTTCGCGGCCGTTCCGGATGGACCCGACTCTTCAAGGAAGCCATAACGTCAGCCAAGGAAGGCTTCGTCGTCGACGAAATCCTCGGCGAAGCCTTGGAAAGCCACAAGGCCAAAATAATCGCGTCCGAACTGTGCACTCTGTTCTGCGATGCCGATGGCCGCGTGAAATCGGTGGGCGCGATCGTTAAAAACCAAAAGCTTTCGGAGTGTTTGCGGAGTGCCAGCCTGGACAAGTACCGTTTTCTCGACAAGCTGGCTGTGAAATTGTCTGAAGACCTTTCTCCAGACGAGAGGCCGGCCTTCCTGAGTGCCATCCGGCGCGGTCGCGGGGAAATCAACGACCCCCTTATCGTTAAGGAGGAGAAATACACTGTCCTTTCAGCCGATTTGGCGTTCGCGGGTCAGATTTTATCTGATATATTAGAGCGAATCAGACGGCAAAGCTTCTCCTTTCAGAATGATGTCGATTCTAACTCCACCGCCTCCTATACTAACCTTTTAAACGTAATTCTGGAACTTGAAGATAAGTTCCAAGCTGAGGATAAACTCAGGACCACGGACTTATTCCATAATACACACAACGGTCTTATCGGTGTGCTGGATAATCATGGCAATGTTGTCGTCATGTCAGCTTCACTCAACAATACATGGGGATCTGGACGATTTCTGCCATCTACTGGAATCCTCCTCAGCAGCTTCACTGCGAACATCTCAGACCTGCCGTACTTCAATTTTCCATTGGTTATTAAGATCACTGACGATGATGACGATGGGGAAGACGACGATGTTGAAATTGTTGCCGTCACTGGAGGACTTTCTGGCTTATTTAATGCCGCTTTTCTATTGCACAACAGGATTGACCTAGAGATGAGTTCTAAAGAGGCCATTAGTAGACCTCTCCTTCATCTGGACCATGGAAACTCTTCAGCCGTTTGTTTATCTTCCCTTATAAATGGCTCTGACGTTTACAGACTCTTCTCAGAGAGACAGAACGAGCTCCTGAATGTAGACGTCTGCTCGGATCATTCCATGTCTATGGTTCTGCGGTTACATGCAGAACATGTCAGAGCATACGCAGTCCCGGTTACTAATTCTCAAACTGATGGGTACTGAAAGAAGCGCACAGGTAGATTTTTAGAAGTGTAATTTATTGTGGTGTAACTTTTTGTCTGGCAGCGAAATGCTATTATGTTTGATGACGGCCTAAGCTAAGAAGGTTTGCTTAAATCAGTCATTAATTTAGTGCACATGCAGAGATTGGTGTTACTGAATTCCCAGTAGAAAGGAATACTCAATTAAGAGTGAAGAAGTATCTGGGGAACAACTAAGTTCACGGAATTtacaaccccagatcagaaaaagttgggacagcatggaaaatgcaaataataaaaaaaaaaaaacacttacatttaatttcttacatttactttgacttttatttgattgcagacagtttgaacctgagatatttcattttttttatttattaataaacattagggctgtcgaagttaacgcgataataacgcattaacgcgatttcaatttaacgcgattaaaaataatagtgccgttaacgcaaattctagttaatgttgagacttgactggtagaactacaacgctcggttacattatgttaacattatgttaaaacaaacgttttaatgtcggacttgccaccgtttttcatttgcggtttgttagcataatgtaactgagcgttgtagtgatgcacttataaagaaataaatacacgctatattcacaagttgtcgggagcagaacacttttattaacttattctgttaaggtaccaaataccggaaagctgagtcaagcacgttagtccatgcactatggaagccccaaagggtcaaaacacactcacttcgtgtagaaacggccatcaaaccattgtcacaatacaaccacagaaaagtctgttacaataactacgccttatcccacctaaagcaccgctgatctacaatgtttgctaatggagaaattctaaactacaatctgacatttactgcctagtatgtgagtgaataaaactcccttacagttttctcttgtcccagcagtttttaacatcagtacatttagcataaaatgtgttcaccattttaattgtaacatttcacataaaaatccttgttttctataacatttacacagatttttttttatgcgattaatcgcgattaactatatgaaattctgagattaatcgcgattaaaaaatttaatcgtttgacagccctaataaacatccattccggcatttcaggcctgcaacacattccaaaaaaagttgggacagtaaagcatttaccacttggtaatgttgccattccttttcatcaccgaggagaccaactctggttcctctcaaggtttcttcctgtaattttcaggtagtttttccttgccacagtcgccctcggcttgctcaacaggggttttttgtaaaatgtctattgtaaaaagcgctatataaataaagttgacttgacttgacttgaccaagtgatttagtgtttcagcttttatttatatttcaaaatcctccacacattctctattggggacaggtcaggaatgcaggcgggccagtccagtacccgtaccctgttcttccgcagccgtgcctttgtaatgtgtgcagcgtgtggttttgcatcgtctcgTTGAAAAacacatggacgtccctggaaaagacgacgtcttgaaggcagcacatgttcctctaagatctcaatgtacttttctgcattaatgctgcatcacagaagtgtaaacgacctttgccaagggcactgacaccgccccataccatgacacaccctggcttttggacttgttcctgataacaatctggacggtccttttcatctttggtccggagcacacggcgtccactTTTTCCCAAGaaggacctggaatgctgattcatctgaccacaatacacgtttccactgcgtgatggtccatcctagatgcctccgagcccagagaagtcgacgccgcttctgtacATGGtgaacataaggcttctttttttgcacagtaaagtttgtgcatgtaactctgtattgtagcgcttgacaaaggtttgccagagtaatccctcacccatgtaatcttctcacgcatttgttgacagacTGGAGATCCTGCTTCCAATCAGGATGTTATGAGTTATGagtaaaggtgatgaaggtcaGCTTAGGACAGGTATTTCTTCAGTGCATTATGTGTTAAGTGTACATGATGAGAGTAAACGCTATTAGCTTTGCTCCTCATGCTCTCTCCGATTTCCAAATCCTGTCAGACGACCAGACAGACGACATTATCAGGCTACCTCCAGTGAGCTCGGGGGCTTGCCGCATTAATTTAGATGAACGTGTACGAGTGCATTTATCGCTTCGCCGTCTGATAAGAGGCGTTTTCTGTGTCCCCCTTTTCCCTTTGATAAATCTTGATTTTTGCACCCAGCAGGTAAGTGCCTCTCTCTGATGGAAGAAAAATGATTTCCTTATTGCTGCAGAGGCAGATCCtatccaccccccccccccccccccccccccccttctttCTCTGATTGTAAAAGATGCAGCGTGTCTTTGTCGGCCTTCACCGTCAGATCTAATTTTTCATTCCCTGGGCACACTGTAGTGTGCCGTGCCTGTCTTGGCACTTCTAAATCATCATGTCTGGCACAAGCAGTGGGACAAAATACATCAGGGCCTGGACACTCGTGTTTTAGAATGTGCCAGGCTTGCTTTTATCCTCTAGAGTTTAGACGGGGAACTGGAAACTGTGTAGAGCTGGCACAATTCAGGAAATCTAAGAATAGTAGGACCTAAGTCTTAAAGAGCCAGCTGTTTTTAatgattatatacagtgtatcacaaaagtgagtacacccctcacatttctgcagatatttaagtatatcttttcatgggacaacactgacaaaatgatactttgacacaatgaaaagtagtctgtgtgcagcttatataacagtgtaaatttattcttccctcaaaataactcaatatacagccattaatgtctaaaccactggcaacaaaagtgagtacaccccttagtgaaagttcctgaagtgtcaatattttgtgtggccaccattatttcccagaactgccttaactctcctgggcatggagtttaccagggcttcacaggttgccactggaatgcttttccactcctccatgacgacatcacggagctggcggatattcgagactttgcgctcctccaccttccgcttgaggatgccccaaagatgttctattgggtttaggtctggagacatgcttggccagtccatcacctttaccctcagcctcttcaataaagcagtggtcatcttagaggtgtgtttggggtcattatcatgctggaacactgccctgcgacccagtttccggagggaggggatcatgctctgctcagtatttcacagtacatattggagttcatgtgtccttcaatgaaatgtaactccccaacacctgctgcactcatgcagccccagaccatggcattcccaccaccatgcttgactgtaggcatgacacacttatctttgtactcctcacctgattgccgccacacatgcttgagaccatctgaaccaaacaaattaatcttggtctcatcagaccataggacatggttccagtaatccatgtcctttgttgacatgtcttcagcaaactgtttgcgggctttcttgtgtagagacttcagaagaggcttccttctggggtgacagccatgcagaccaatttaatgtagtgtgcggcgtatggtctgagcactgacaggctgaccccccaccttttcaatctctgcagcaatgctgacagcactcctgcgcctatctttcaaagacagcagttggatgtgatgctgagcacgtgcactcagcttctttggacgaccaacgcgaggtctgttctgagtggaccctgctcttttaaaacgctggatgatcttggccactgtgctgcagctcagtttcagggtgttggcaatcttcttgtagccttggctatcttcatgtagcgcaacaattcgtcttttaagatcctcagagagttctttgccatgaggtgccatgttggaactttcagtgaccagtatgagagagtgtgagcgctgtactactaaattgaacacacctgctccctatgcacacctgagacctagtaacactaacaaatcacatgacattttggagggaaaatgacaagcagtgctcaatttggacatttaggggtgtagtctcttaggggtgtactcacttttgttgccggtggtttagacattaatggctgtatattgagttattttgagggaagaataaatttacactgttatataagctgcacacagactacttttcattgtgtcaaagtgtcattttgtcagtgttgtcccatgaaaagatatacttaaatatctgcagaaatgtgaggggtgtactcacttttgtgatacactgtaaatctgATTAGGACCATCAGAAtaaaaccataacattaaaaccaccttcttgtttctacactcactgttcattttatcagctccacttaccatatagaagcaccttgtagttctacaattactgactgtagtccatctgtttctctgcatgctttgttagccccctttcatgctgttcttcaatggtcaggaccacaacagagcaggtattatttaggtggtggatcattctcagcactgcagtgacactgacatggtggtggtgtgtcagtgtgtgttgtgctggtattagtggatcagtttttaaacaccgtgtccactcactgtccactctattagacactcctacctagtcgctccaccttgtagatgtaaagtcagagacgatcgctcatctagtgctgctgtttgagctggatatttttgcttggtggacttttctcagtccagcagtgacagtaaggtgtttaaaaactccagcagcgctactgtgtctgatccactcctaccagcacaacacacactaacacaccacctgtgTTAATGGACAGTgtgcgtagaaacaaggaggtggttttaatgttatggctgatggattttttttatacCAGACTCTAATTCAGACTTGGATTGTATTGAGGCACAGATCTggggaagggtacagaaaaaaaatTCTGCATCAGTAACCACCATCATCCGTGAATGGaggaagtttggaaccaccaggacTCTTCCTAGACCTGGTCGCCCAGCCAATCTgaagcgatcggggaagacgggccttggccagggaggtgagcaggaacccgaggctCACTCTGACAGATCTCCAGCGTGTCCTTGGGAAGATGGAGGAACCCATCAGAAGATCATCCATCCAGGCAGCACCCCACAAACCATGGCCAaatggaagccactcctcagtaaaaggcacatgacagccagcttggagtttgccaaaaggcacctagaggactcttaaaccatgagaaacaagattctctgatCTGATGTGACCAAAATGTAGCTTtgtggcctgaataccaagtgtcatgtctggaggaaacccagcaccgctcatcacctggctaatgccatcatgatgtggggatgtttttcagcagctggaccggggcgactagtcctgataggaCGAAAGGtgatgcagctaagtacaccgagatcatTGAAGAAAACCTGCCTCCAGAGCACTGGGGCAAAGGTTCATcctccaacatgacaacgacccacagccaagataacaagGGAGTGGCTTTGGGACaactctgtgaatgtccttgagtggcccagccagagcccagacttgaacctgattgaacatctctggagagATCTGAACATGGCTGTGCACCGACACTCCCCATCCATTTTGGAATAAGCctgtaaaaacaaaatgtgGGGAAAAGTGTATAATGATCTGTACTGTCAAATGTGTGTTCATGCTATTTTTCCACTTAAGATATTTCATCCTCATCATTTCTCTTTAATATTTCGTAACATGCTCGTTCTTAGTGGAGATTTTTCCAATGAATATTCAGATCATGTTCCAATTAAAATGGTGCATTCATCTCCGCCCTGTTTGGAAGGTCAGCTACCGCTGGGTCAGTCTCCCACTGAAGTGGTGTCACACTGGCTCCAGTCAAGAATGCTAcataatgaataatgaataagtTATGATTTAAAATCCCTGGTTAGGGATTTTAGAGCAGCATTGTTGCATGGCAAAATATGGAAGTAAAGTAGTGCAGCAAGAATAGCTAATGTTATTAAGCGCCAGATTTataaaagctttattttataaaatgtgtgtGGCGTGCCTATTTTAAAACAATCATGGATTCCACAGTcagagatacaccgatcagccataacattaaaaccacctccttgtttctacactcactgttcattttatcagctcaattactgactgtggtccatccgtttctctgcatgctttgttacccccctttcatgctgttcttcaaaggtcaggactctcccaggaccactacagatttaggtggtggatcattctcagcaccgcagtgacactgacatggtggtggtgtattagtgtgtgttgtgctggtatgagaggatcagacacagcagcgctcctggagtttttaaacgccgtgtccgctcactgtccactctgttcgacactcctaccttgttggtccaccttgtagatgtaaagtcagagacgatcgctcatccattgctgctgtttgagtcggtcatcttctagaccttcatcagtggtcacaggacgctgcccatggggcgctgttggctggatatttttttggttggtagtccagcagtgacagtgaggggctgctgtgtcttatccactcataccagcaccatgtcagtgtcactgcagtgctgagaatgatccaccacccaaataatacctgctctgtgggggtcctgaccattgaagaacagctggactacagtcagtaattgtagaactacaaagtgcttctatgtggtaagtggagctaataaaatggacaatgtgtgtagaaacaaggaagtggttttaatgttttgcctgattggtgtatttattAAATGCATGTTGAAGGCAGCAGATAAGCGAAACTGAGTGACTTCGATCAGAGTCAACATGTTAAGCCTAGACAACCTGGATGAAGCATCTCCGAAACAGCAAAGGTGCTCACAGACAGCAatggtgagtacccaccaacagtggCCTTAAACCACTGACAGATTGTTGAGTGGCAAAGACTGACTGATGCCAAAGGACATAAAGGGTATGATGTCCAATATGGACCGACAGAAGGGTTATTGTGACTCAAATAGCTGTTAATTCTAAGACTTATGAAGGCTGATTAGACGAACGTGTAAACACAACGAAACgctgcataacaatggaaccggtgatcaggtccatatgcagatcacaatgaccattagttacgatggccatgtgtgcctttcacacatgattggggtatagctcctattacggtgatgtaagatggtgagagatgtactctcaggttcagggatggtcgttccctcttcacatagacagcctctttgactccccgttcaaaccagcgcTCCTCCTTGTcgaggatctgcacatcttcatcaataaatgagtggccgctggcttgcaggtgggtgtaaaccgcggagtcctggccagaagaggtcgatcttctatgttgggccgtctgtttcgccagtggctgtttagtttccccgatgtacagttcccgacaatcctcccggcacctaagaGCATACACTactttactctgtttgtgtcgaggaacccggtccttggggtgaactaatttctggcgtagcgtgttctggggtttgaaagcaactgaaacacggtgtttggagaatatccgtctcaATTGTTCTGCTACTCCCGCCACTAGGGAGATagggaatcaccactggtttgcgcttagaccACGGTTGTCCTTCTCAGtgggaaaaatgcccaaacacggCTCCAGTGGATTGAAGGGAGGAGATGGACAACCCGCGGTCTAAGCGCAAAAAAAgaggtattcaccaccagctcagactgaagaagtcacttggattgagtggcgaaacgtatctctataACAAATGAtctgatttaactttgtggatttgtgtacctggattattgagcat from Trichomycterus rosablanca isolate fTriRos1 chromosome 21, fTriRos1.hap1, whole genome shotgun sequence encodes the following:
- the si:ch73-337l15.2 gene encoding glutathione hydrolase 6 is translated as MGTLILLGVALTFMVFEGSGRWTDSEELDDEDHHHEAEHQGAEDDHHHSHGHASLYHHAVVLTSSDNCSRVGRGLLEEGGNVVDAAIASLLCLGVVHPHTAGVGGMFSAILYNSTSGSLEAIRSTAPQAPSSTYGIPSILQGIKELHSLRGRSGWTRLFKEAITSAKEGFVVDEILGEALESHKAKIIASELCTLFCDADGRVKSVGAIVKNQKLSECLRSASLDKYRFLDKLAVKLSEDLSPDERPAFLSAIRRGRGEINDPLIVKEEKYTVLSADLAFAGQILSDILERIRRQSFSFQNDVDSNSTASYTNLLNVILELEDKFQAEDKLRTTDLFHNTHNGLIGVLDNHGNVVVMSASLNNTWGSGRFLPSTGILLSSFTANISDLPYFNFPLVIKITDDDDDGEDDDVEIVAVTGGLSGLFNAAFLLHNRIDLEMSSKEAISRPLLHLDHGNSSAVCLSSLINGSDVYRLFSERQNELLNVDVCSDHSMSMVLRLHAEHVRAYAVPVTNSQTDGY